In Cystobacter ferrugineus, the genomic window CCCTTCTTGCCTGAGGCCCACCGCCGAGCAGGCCCGGATCAACTCCTGCCGTTGGCGCACCGGATACGTCTGGCAGGAGGAGCCCTCCGGACAATGCTTGTCGGTTACGCAGCGGCTGTCCACGCAGTATCGGGACTCCAGCGTCGGGGTGGAGAAGCAGCGCAGTCGGGGATCGCAATCGCCGTGGGTGCGGCACTCGCGGCCATAGGTCAGGGTGCCTTCCCGCTCCGCGGGCGGGAGCATGGGAACGAGCGCGAGCGTGGGAGTTCTTGATGCGCGCGAGGAATAGCTTCCGGGCAGCGAAGAGAAAAGCCACAGCAGAGGCAACGGCAGGAGGATGCCACCGAGGACCACGAGCCAGGTCCTGAGCCGTCCATCCTCTCGCATGTCAGGGCCCACACTCGGGATGGCAGACGTCCGGCGTCTTCGGGTCCTCACCGTCCTCGCACTGTTCCTCCCATTCCTCCGCGGAAAGGATGCAGTGAGGAGGACGTTGCCGCTCCCGCCATCCGGCCTCGACATCCTTCGCCAATGCTCTGTCGATGCGGCCGCCCTTCCTCCACGTCTCGGGGCATGCCGTACAGAGAGCGACAAGAACCAGGGACGTCACTGAACGCGTCATGTGTTTGATCCTACCTGGTTTTTCCACCGACGGCGTATAGGGCGGGAGAGAGGCCATGTTGAGGGTGAGGGCTGGAGCGCAGGGGCCGCGGACGGGGGCCGCCCGATCCGACACCTTCTCCGGACTCAGCCCTCGATCACGATGTCGGCGGCGTGCCGTTTCACCCAGTCGGTGAACGGCGTCAGCGGAATGCCCCAGCGCTTGAGCGCGTCGATGTCCGCGCGATAGCCGACTTCGTTGATCCACTCCTGCGTGCGCACCCAGCCCTTGAACATGCCGGTGGCGACCGCTTCGTCCGGACTCACCGATCGCGCGGTCACGGATTTACCGAGTTCACGATTGAGCAAAACGGCGACTTCGTCCTGGGTCGGCGCCTCGGCGGCGCTTCCTCGATATCCCATTTGTCGGTCCAGTATTTCTGGCCCCAGTAGCCGCTTTCCCAGCGCGGGAAGCTGGTGTGCTTGCCGGCCTCGCACACCGACTCGCGGCGCGCACGACGATCAGCGAGCCAGTCATGCCGGCGGCCGCCTACACGCCCGTCGTCGCGCCGATGGCGGTCTGAGCCTCTGCTCGCGGTTGGCGCTCGAGCCGAGAGGAGCCGCACTCCCGCCTAGGCCTCGTCCCGCACGTTCCCGGGCCCACCGGCCAGCAGGAGCCCCGGCGCGGAGTCCGGCAGCCCGGGCCCCAACTGCGCGGTGCCGTAGCGCAGCCGTCGCGCGGCGGGCAGCCACACGGCCCGCTTCGTCCTCCGAGGCATGAACGCGGCCAGCCGCATCATCCACCGGTGCGCCCGGCCGGGGTACACCAGGGGCTCGGCGCGCTCGAAGCCGGCGATCGCCTCGCTCGCGCACCGGGTCACCGGGATGCGCAGCCACGCCGACAACGCGCAGTCCGGAGCCTGCGCCGGCTCATCGCCGCCGGTGTCCACGGGCCCAGGCGCCACCTGTGTCACCACCACGCCCGTCCCCAGCAGCTCCAGCCGCAGCGCCTCGGTGAAACCATCCAGGAAGCGCTGGGTGGCGGCGTAGACGGCCAGGCCCGGCACGAACGCGCTTGCCCCGCCCGAGCCGATGTTGAGGATGCCTCCCCGCTTGCGCTCCACCATGCGCCGCACCAGCCGGTGCGTCAGCAGCAGGGGCGCCGTCATGTTCGCCTGCACCATCTGGTGGATGCGCGGCCAGCTCTCCTGCTCGTAGAGACTGTAGTCCCCCATGCCCGCGTTGTTCACCAGCACGTCCACCCGGATGAGGTTGCGGCGCAGCGAGTCCAACAGCGTGTCCACGTGCTCCGGCTGGGACAAGTCGTACTGCTCCACACACACCCCGAGCGTGGGATTGAGCGCGTGCAGTTCGTCTTTCAGGGCCTCCAATCGCTCGCCGCTGCGGGCGACGAGCACGAGTGTCCTCGCCCTCCTGGCGAGCTGGCGGGCGATTTCGCGGCCAATTCCCGATGAGGCACCCGTGATGAGCACAGTGCCGGAATCGATAGGTGGACGCATGGGCTCCTCTCTGGCTCGGGCAGATGGAAAAGCTAGTGCGCTCCCCTCTCGGGTGCAGGAACCCCACCTGCCTGGACGCCTACCCTGCGAGTCGAAAGCGGCAACATTGCATTCACTCCCAGTCGTACCGAGGACTAGATTGTGAGGAGCCCCCTCCCTGATGGAGGACAGGCACACCTGGAGGGAAGTCCATGAGCACGCCTTCTCGCATTCTCGTGCCGGTGGATTTGATGGAGGGTTCCCAGGCCATCGTCCATTACGCGCTCGAGCTGGGCCGGCCGTTCAACGCGGCCATCGAAGTGCTGCACGTCTGGGAGCCCCCCCAATACGTGGCGCCGGATCTCCTCGTGGCCGCGCCGGGTTGGACGCCCCAGCCGTTGGAGAAGGAGGCGCTCGCGGCGGCCAAGCAGTCCCTGGAGAACTTCGTCGGAGGCATCCAGGGCGGGGGCAACCTCACCCACAAGCTGGTGATGGGCGAGCCGTCCGCGGCCGTGCTCCAGGTGGCCGATTCGGGCGGCTTCAACCTCATCGTCATGGGCACGCATGGGCGCCGGGGTCTGCCGCGCCTGCTGCTGGGCAGCGTGGCTCAGCGGGTCGTCGCCCGCGCCCCCTGCCCCGTCCTCACGCTGCACGTGCCCACGGCGAAGTAGGCACGCGCCGCGCGTCCGTCAGGACTTCTTGAGATCGCGCTCGCCGAGGTTGGTGGCGCCCACCCAGCGCATGCGGTTGAAGCGATCCAGGTTCTTGTTGGCGACGATCTGGAAGCACGTGGAGGAGCCCTGGGCGGCGATCTCCACGGACCAGCCGAGGAACATCTGCCAGGTGCGGAACCACCACTCGCCGTAGGTCTTCACGACCTCGGCGCGATTGGCCATCCAGTTGTCGTACCAGCGAGAAATGGTGAGCGAGTAGTGGATGCCCACGTTCTCCACGCTGTGGATCTCGAACCCCGCGCTCTCCAGGTTGCTCACCACGAAGGACAGCGGCATGGACGCATCCGCGCCGGGGAAGATGTACTTGTTCATGAACAGGCCCCACACCAGATCCTCGAAGTGGAAGCCCAGCGCGCCCTTCTTCGCGCGCAGTCCGGCGATCTGCAGGTAGAACAGCCCGTCGTCGGCGAGCATCCCGTAGATCTGCCGCATGAAGGCCTGGAAGTTCTTCACGCCCACGTGCTCGGCCATCTCCAGGCAGGAAATCTTGTCGTAGGGGCCCGCGGGAATGTCGCGGTAGTCCAGCGTGAGGATGCGGGCGCGATCGCTCACGCCCATGCGGGAGATCTGCTCGGTGGCGTACGCGGCGCCCTGCTTCGCGATGGTGATGCCCGTCGTGTCGACCCCCTGGTTCTTCGCCGCCGTGGCCACCAGCGTTCCCCAGCCGCAGCCGATGTCGAGGTAGCGCTCGCCCTTGCGAAGCTGAAGCTTGTCCGCCACGAGCTGCATCTTCTGATCCTGCGCCTCCTCCAGGCTCTGGTTGGGCGAGGTGAAGAAGCCCGCCGTGTAGATCATCCGCGGGCCGAGGAACCAGCCGAAGAAGTCATTGCCCCGATCGTAGTGCTCGCGGGCGATGCGCACGTCCTGCTCCTGCGAGTGGATGATCACCTCGGGCAGGAAGCGGGTGAAGAGGAACTTGAAGTGCTCGGCGACGGGCGTGTAGTCGACCACCTTCTGCCGCTCGCGGATGAAGGCGAGGAAGTCCCCCTCGATGTCGAGGCGCTGGTGGATGTAGTCCTCGATGAGGGTCGCCATGGGGACCTTGCCCCCGGCGTAACGAGCGGTGATGGATGGGTCCTTCGGGTTCAGTCGGAACGACACGGGCGCGTCCATGCAACCTCTTGTGGATGGGGCTCATCGTCCGCGGGGGACGGGAGCCGGTTGGGCGCGCACTCTAGGTGATGCCGCATCGCGGCGTCCGGAAAACAGCTTACCCCCCGCTTTAGCGGGACTCGGCGGTCCGCGCGGGCTCGCCGACGGGCACGTCTCCCGCGCTCGTGAGCGGCTTCAACTGCTCGCGCATCTGGAGGATCTGCTCACGGGCCATCGTCTTGAGCCGCTCCAGATCCACGAGCGTCATGCCCTTGGTGGAGATGGGCGTGCCCACCGTCACCAGGGCGCGCGCGGTGGCGAAGCGCCAGGAGTGCTTGGGCAGCGCGCGGCGCGTGCCGCTCACCGCCAGGGGCAGCACGTCCGCGCCCGTCTCGATGGCCAGCCGGAAGGCACCATCCTTGAAGGGCAACAGCTCGTCGGTCTTCGAGCGCGTGCCCTCGGGGAAGATCATGATCGGCATGCCCTTGTCGAGCCAGCGCTTGCAGATGCCCATGGCCTGCACGGCCGAGTCCTTCTCGCCCCGGCGCACGGGGATGTCGCCCGCGAGCCACATGCTCCAGCCCACCACGGGAATCTTGAGCAGCGACGCCTTGGCCATCCACTTCATTTCCCAGGGCAGCATGGAGATGATGAAGGGATCGGCGTTGGACTCGTGGTTGCTCACCACGACGGTGCGGGGCGCGGGGCGCACGTACGTGCCATGAATGCCGAACTTCCAGAAGGGATTGAGCCGGGCGGCGGTGACGCCGATGAGCCGGAAGGCGCGTCCCGTCACCACCTTGCGCTTGTCGAACGGCCAGGTGATGACCGCCAGGGGCGCCTGGATGCAGAAGCCCGTCAACGACACCAGGCCGGTTTCCAACCACGCGTACATGGAGAGCAGAGCGTTCATGGGAGTGTTCCCCGCCTATCAGCGACGGACCTTGGGGTCTAGATCCACGCTCACCGGACAGTGATCCGACCCCAGCACGTGCGGGTGGATGGCGGCGCGCTTGACGTAGGGCATGGCCCCGGGCGAGGCGAGCGCGTAGTCCAGGCGCCACCCCACGTTGCGCTCGCGCACCCCGAAGCGCTGGCTCCACCAGCTATAGTGCCCGCCCCCCTTCTCGAAGTGGCGGAAGGTGTCCACCCACCCCGCGCGCAGCCAGCGACAGAACTCCTGGCGCTCCTCCAGGAGGAAGCCACTCGTCTCCCGATTGTCCTTGGGCCGCGCCAGGTCGATCTCTTGATGCGCCGTGTTGAAGTCGCCCACCACCACGATGCGCTCGCCGTCGCGCAGGCCCTTCTCCAGGAAGTCGAAGAGCCGGCGGTAGAAGGCCAGTTTGAAGGGCACGCGGCTGTTGTCGCGCTCCTTGCCGTTGCCATTGGGGAAGTAGCAGTTCACCACGGTGAGCCGGCCGAAGCGCGCCACCTGCAACCGGCCCTCCGTGTCCATCTCCTCCACGCCCAGCACGGACACGACGTCGTCCGGCGTCTTGCGCGAGAACAACCCCACCCCGCTGTAGCCGGGACGCTTCGCCGAGACGATGTGCGCCACGCGCCACCCCTCGGGCTGGCGCACCTCCTCGGGGAGCTGCTCCTCCCGGGCGCGCACCTCCTGCACCCCCACCACATCCGCCTTCTCGGCCGCCAGCCAGTCGAGGAAGCCCTTCTTGTGGGCCGACCTCAAGCCATTCACGTTCCAGGAGACAATGCGCACGGTACGGCTTCATTGCCCGAGCGGCCCGAGCGCGGCAAGGCTCTCTCGCTACGCCTCGCTCGGCGCCCCGCTCGCCCTGCCCGGCCATGCGGGCCCCACGCCGTGCGCCTGACGGAAGGCCCGGATGCTCCGGGCGATCTCCTCGCCCGCCTCCAACAGCCCCGCGTGGCCCGCGTCCTCCACCAGCACCCAGTCCGCGCCGGGCAGGTACTCACGCATGCGCACCATCTCGCGCAGCGGCACGAGCAGATCATTCCGGGCGGCGATGAGCTGCGTGGGCACCTGGAGGGTGTGCAGCACATCCCACGACCGCGGCCCCTCGAGCAGGCCACGCATCGTCAGCCAGTAGGTGCGCGGCTCCATGATGCGCAGGGCCTCGAGGAACACCTGGATCTCCTCGCGAGGCGCCCGGGCCCGTAACAAGCCCGAGACACGGGCGAACGAATAGGCCCAGCGCGAGGCGACCAGCGGCTGGACGACGGGGGCGAGCCGGGGCACCAGGGGCGTCAACCCCGCGAAGACCCGAGCCAGGGTGGCCTGTCCCCCCGGCAGGGGAATCACCCAGTCGCGCGGGTCCGGCACGGAGGGACTCCCCGCCACGAACGAGACGGCGGCCACCAGCTCCGGCCGGCGCCGGTACAGCTCCAACAACACCCGGACGCCCATGGAGAAGGCCACGTGGTGGGGAGGGCGCCCATCGCCCTCGGCCATCATCTGTTCGGTGACGCGCTCCAGGTCGTCCACCTGGGCGCGCAGCGAGTAGTCCTCCCCCGGGGGCACCTCGCTCTGGCCATGGCCCCGGTAGTCCCAGTGCACCACCCGGTGGTCGCGCTGGAGATCCATGACGAGGTGGTGCCAGAAGTTCTCCGTCGTCCCGATGCCATTGGTGAGCAGCACGGCCGGGCGGGACAGGAGCTCCTTCGCGGGCTCGCCCTGGGCGACGGCGTGCGTGTGATAGGCGACGCGGGTACCATCGGGCGCGGTGATGAAGCGGGTGAGGTAGCTGTAGGGCATGTGCACCCCACCATTCTGATGCTTTCCCGGCGCCGCAAGGCCCCTCGTTCACTATCGTGCGCCACCCCTCATGACTTCCGTCACCTTCTCCTCTCCCCTCGCGCGCTGGTTTGAACCCCGTCCCCCTGGCGCGGATGCCCCTCCGGCCGTGGTCGCCGTGGGAACGATGAACTTCGGAGGCCGCACGCACGCCCCCGAGGCCCGGCGCCTCGTGGCGCGCGCCCTGGAGCGCGGCGTGCCCTTCTTCGACACCTCCAACTCCTACAACAACGGTGAGGCGGAGCGCCTGCTGGGCGAGGCGCTGCGGGGCCGGCGCGAGCAGGTGGGCATCGCCACCAAGGTGGGGCTGGCGCGCATCCGGGGCAGACCCGAGGGCCTGGGCGGAGCGCCTCTGGTGCGCTCGGTGGAGGAGAGCCTGAAGCGGCTCGGCACGGAGTACGTGGACGTGCTCTACCTGCACGCGCCGGACGCGGCCACGCCAGTGGAGGAGACGCTCGAGGCCGTGCACGGACTGCTCACCGCGGGCAAGGTGCGGCACTGGGGGGTGTCCAACCACGCCGCCTGGCAGATCCTCGAGCTCAACGGGCTGTGCGCCGCGCGCGGCATGCCCCGTCCGGCGATCTCCCAGGTGCTCTACAACCTGCTCGTGCGCCAGGTGGAGGTGGAGTACCTGCCCTTCACGCGCCGCCATCCCCTGCACACCACCGTCTTCAACCCGCTGGCGGGCGGGCTGCTCTCCGGCCGCTACGCGCCGGGCGCCACCATCGCCGCGGGCTCGCGCTTCGAGGGCAACCGCCTGTACCAGGGCCGCTACTGGTCCCCGCGGCTGCTGGACATGACCGCGCGCCTGCGAGAGGTGGCCGAGCAGGCGGGGCTGTCGCTGGTGGAGCTCGCCTATGGGTGGCTCGTGGGACGGCCCGGAGTGGACTCGGTGCTCGCGGGCCCGGGGTCGGTGGAGCACCTGGACGCCGCGCTGGATGCCTGCGCCCATCCCCTGCCCGAGGACGTGGCCCGGCGCGTGGACGCGCTCTACCGGGAGTGGCAGGGCACGGACGCCAGTTACGTGAGGTGAACATGCTGGCGGTGGACGCGAAGAGCTTCGATCTCACGGACGTGCTGACGCACTACGCCGAGCACGGCTACGCCCGGCTGGGCCGGGTACTCGACGCGCACGGGCTCGAGCTGCTGCGCGAGCGCGCGGATGACTTGATGCTGGGCCGGGTGAGCTACCCGGGCTTCTTCTGGCAGATGGACGCACCCACCGGGCGCTACGAGGACGCCCCGCTGGGGCTCGGTTGGCAGGGGCCCTCGCTGGACTACCGCAAGCTGGAGAAGCTGGAGAAGGACGAGCGCTTCCTCGCGTGGATGCAGAACCCGCTCTTCGAGCGCATCGCCCGCGCGCTGCTGCCGCCCGGAGACATCTCGCTCTACCGGGCCATCCTCTTCCACAAGGGCCAGCGCGGCGGCAGCGAGGTGCCCTGGCACCAGGACGGGGGCAAGCTGTGGGGCCTCACCCGGGATCCCGAGCTCCAGGTGTGGACGGCGCTGGATGACGCACCGCGAGACGGCGGCTGTCTGGAAGTGGTGCCCGGCAGCCACCGCTGGGGTCTGGCCACGCCGCTCGGAGGCGTGGTGCCCGCGGATCAGGTGGCGGCACGGGACGCCGAGCGCCTCGGGGTGGCCCTGCCGGTGGAGGCCGGGGAAGTGGTGTTGCTGCACAATTACGTCTGGCATCGCTCGGGGCCGAGCCGCACGGGACAACGCCGCCGGGGTTTCTCCGCCTGCTATATGGACGCGACCACCCGCTGTGTGCGCAAGAAGAAGGCGCCCCGAAGCTTCTTTCCCCTCTTCCGCGCTGGAGAGCACCCATGACGGCCCAGACCCTCGAACTCAACGGCGTCCGCGTCCTCGAACTGCCCGCCGAGGGACCCCCGCTCCGGGATGCCATCGATCTCATCACCCTGGCCTCCGAGCACCAGGCCGACCTGGTGGCGATCCCCGCCGGGCGCCTGGACGAGGCCTTCTTCAAGCTGGCCACGGGCGTGGCCGGAGAGATCGTCCAGAAGTTCGCGAACTACCGCCTGCGTCTGGCCATCCTGGGTGACATCTCCGCCCATGTGGCGCAGAGCAATGCGCTGCGCGGCTTCGTGCTCGAGGCGAACCGCGGCCAGCAGCTCTGGTTCCTGGAGGATCGCGAGGCCCTGGCGGCGCGCCTGCGCTGATCCGGAAAGTGGTAGACTTCAACGCCGAATGAAGTCAGACGGCTCCGCGCCCCGTGCCTTGTTCCAGGTGAAGAGGAACAACTACTTTGGCTGCGCGGCCCTGATGCTGATTTGCGGCGTGCTCCTCCACCTGCCGGTGTTCGCCGCCTATGCCCGGCTCGCGCCGATGCTGATCGCCTGGGCCGCGAGCTTCGTGGCACTCGGAGCAGGGGTGGGCGCCGGATGGATTCCGGTGGAGGTCTCGGGCGTGTGCGCGGGGCTCATCGGCATCCTGGCCAACACGTGGCTCATCCACCTCACCGGGGGGCTGAACAGTCCCTTCTTCCCGGCGCTCGCGGCCATGCCGTTGCTCATCGCCATGTACACCCCCGATGCCTGGTGGCCCACGCTGGTGAGCGGCGCGGCCATGCTGGGCTCGGTGGCGTTCCTGGACACAATGGCCCACCTGCCATTGGAGGTGATGGTGCCGCAGTTGCTCGCCCTGGCCGTGATCGCCGGGGTGGCCCTCTTTGGTTCGCGCACCTACCGGCGCATGTGGGACGCGCAGAAGGCGGCGCAGCAGGAGCGCATGAACGCGCTGGAGCAGCTCGCGGAGAGCGAACGCCGCCGGGTGCGCGTCGAGCGTGAGCGCGCCGAGGTGGATCGGCTGGTGGTGGTGGGGCAGCTCGCCGCCGGGGTGGCCCACGAGGTGAACAATCCCCTGTCCTTCGTGAAGTCCAACCTGAACTACCTGGAGCGGGAGGCGAGGGCCTTCGACACGGAGCTGGATCGGGCGGAGCTGTGTGACGTGCTCGCCGAGACACGGCTGGGGGTGATGCGCATCGAGCAGATCGTCACGGATCTGCGCGGCTTCTCCCGTGGCGACGAGGGCACCCAGGAGGTGGGGATGCCGGAGGAAGCGCTGAACGAGGCGAGGCGACTGGCGTCGGTGCGCCTGCGCAACCTGGCCGAGGTGACGGTGGATGTGCCTCCGGGGTTGCCTCCCGTCCAACTGGGGCATCGGCACATGGTGCAGGTGCTCGTGAACCTGCTGATCAACGCCGCCGATGCGGTGGAGCAGGTGACGCCCTCGCGCCCTGCCCACATCGGCGTGGGGGCGCGGCGGGTGGAAGGCGGAGTACGGATGGTGGTGGAGGACAACGGCCCGGGGCTGCCTCCCGAGGTGCTGTCGCGGCTCTTCGAGCCCTTCTTCACCACCAAGCCACCGGGCAAGGGCACCGGGTTGGGGCTCGCCCTGTGCCGGGAGTACGTCACGCGCAGCGGCGGCACGCTTCACGCGGAAAACCGCCCCGAGGGTGGCGCCCGCTTCGTCCTGATGCTGCCCGTGTGCCCCGAACGCCCCCCGGCGGGCGAGTGACTCCGAAACCGCCCGGCCGCGCTCGCCTGTCAGGAGAGAGAGCGGCACGAAACGATGGGGCCCGCGGCGCTCGAGCGCATCGCCGCCGTCCCGCGGCCCAAGGGCGATCCCGTGAGCGGCGCGAAGGGCGCCCTGGTGACCCTCTGGAAGTAGTGGCCCAGGCTCGCCTGCTCTACCTCCTGGCATCCAGCGCCCACGGCATGGCACCTCGGGACGAGGCGCCCTACCCTGGTCTGTCACCGCCACACAGGAGCACTGCCATGGGACTGATGGATCGCATCTTCGGACGGGGTTCCTCGCCTTCGGTGCCCTCGGCCCGCCCAGCCGCGGCGAGCGCGGGTTCCGCCGATGACCAGGCACTGGCCCGCTATCGCTATCTGCTCCGGACAGCACCTCCCGAGGCGCTCGAGCAGGCTCACGCCGAGGCCTTCGCCCAGCTCACGCCCGAGCAGCGCACCCGCGCCCTGCGCGAGCTGAGCCAGCAACTGCCCGAGTCGGAGCGAGGCCTGGCGTCCCAGGACGCCGATCCCCGGGCGCTCGCGCGGATGGCGACCCGCGCCGAGCTGCGTCAGCCGGGCTTCATGGAGCGCACCTTCGGGGGCGGCGGCTTCGGGAGCATGCTGGCCGGAACCCTGCTGGGAAGCATCATCGGCAACTTCATCGGCACGGCGATCGCCCACCAGTTCCTCGGCGGTTTCGAGGGCACCGAGCCGGGCGACTTCGACGCCGCCCAGGCGGACGCCTCGGGCCTGGAGGAGGACGCGGGCGGCTTCGACGACAGTGGCTTCGACGACGCCGGGGGCGGCTTCGACGGGGACTCCCTCGACCTGTGACGCCGCGCCCTACCCTCCCGACGCCGTCTTCAGCTTGCTCTTGCGGATGGCCGGCAGGCTGATGCGGAAGGTGCTGCCCTTGCCCACCTCGCTGCTCGCGGTGATCTCCCCGCCAAAGCCGGTGATGATGCCGTGGCAGATGGACAGCCCCAGGCCGGTGCCCACGCCCACCGGCTTGGTGGTGAAGAACGGATCGAAGATGCGGCTGAGCACCTCGGGCGCCATGCCACACCCGGTGTCGCGCACCTCGAGGATGGCGTGGTCGCTCTCCGCGCGCAGCACGACGCGGATCTCGTTCTTGTCCGGCTGGCCCGCGCTGATGGCGTGGGCGGCGTTGATGAGCAGGTTGAGCACCACCTGACCGAAGCGCGCCTCGCTGCCCTCCACGAGCGGCACGTCGGACATCTCCTTGACCACCGTGGCGCGGTGGCGCAGCTCGCCGCGCGCCAGCGCCAGCGCCGAGTCGATGACACGCCGCAGGTCCACCGCCGTGGGCAGCTCCTCGTCTCCGCGCGAGAACGTCTTCAAATCCTGCACG contains:
- a CDS encoding SDR family NAD(P)-dependent oxidoreductase, giving the protein MRPPIDSGTVLITGASSGIGREIARQLARRARTLVLVARSGERLEALKDELHALNPTLGVCVEQYDLSQPEHVDTLLDSLRRNLIRVDVLVNNAGMGDYSLYEQESWPRIHQMVQANMTAPLLLTHRLVRRMVERKRGGILNIGSGGASAFVPGLAVYAATQRFLDGFTEALRLELLGTGVVVTQVAPGPVDTGGDEPAQAPDCALSAWLRIPVTRCASEAIAGFERAEPLVYPGRAHRWMMRLAAFMPRRTKRAVWLPAARRLRYGTAQLGPGLPDSAPGLLLAGGPGNVRDEA
- a CDS encoding universal stress protein codes for the protein MSTPSRILVPVDLMEGSQAIVHYALELGRPFNAAIEVLHVWEPPQYVAPDLLVAAPGWTPQPLEKEALAAAKQSLENFVGGIQGGGNLTHKLVMGEPSAAVLQVADSGGFNLIVMGTHGRRGLPRLLLGSVAQRVVARAPCPVLTLHVPTAK
- a CDS encoding SAM-dependent methyltransferase — translated: MSFRLNPKDPSITARYAGGKVPMATLIEDYIHQRLDIEGDFLAFIRERQKVVDYTPVAEHFKFLFTRFLPEVIIHSQEQDVRIAREHYDRGNDFFGWFLGPRMIYTAGFFTSPNQSLEEAQDQKMQLVADKLQLRKGERYLDIGCGWGTLVATAAKNQGVDTTGITIAKQGAAYATEQISRMGVSDRARILTLDYRDIPAGPYDKISCLEMAEHVGVKNFQAFMRQIYGMLADDGLFYLQIAGLRAKKGALGFHFEDLVWGLFMNKYIFPGADASMPLSFVVSNLESAGFEIHSVENVGIHYSLTISRWYDNWMANRAEVVKTYGEWWFRTWQMFLGWSVEIAAQGSSTCFQIVANKNLDRFNRMRWVGATNLGERDLKKS
- a CDS encoding lysophospholipid acyltransferase family protein — translated: MNALLSMYAWLETGLVSLTGFCIQAPLAVITWPFDKRKVVTGRAFRLIGVTAARLNPFWKFGIHGTYVRPAPRTVVVSNHESNADPFIISMLPWEMKWMAKASLLKIPVVGWSMWLAGDIPVRRGEKDSAVQAMGICKRWLDKGMPIMIFPEGTRSKTDELLPFKDGAFRLAIETGADVLPLAVSGTRRALPKHSWRFATARALVTVGTPISTKGMTLVDLERLKTMAREQILQMREQLKPLTSAGDVPVGEPARTAESR
- a CDS encoding exodeoxyribonuclease III — protein: MRIVSWNVNGLRSAHKKGFLDWLAAEKADVVGVQEVRAREEQLPEEVRQPEGWRVAHIVSAKRPGYSGVGLFSRKTPDDVVSVLGVEEMDTEGRLQVARFGRLTVVNCYFPNGNGKERDNSRVPFKLAFYRRLFDFLEKGLRDGERIVVVGDFNTAHQEIDLARPKDNRETSGFLLEERQEFCRWLRAGWVDTFRHFEKGGGHYSWWSQRFGVRERNVGWRLDYALASPGAMPYVKRAAIHPHVLGSDHCPVSVDLDPKVRR
- a CDS encoding alpha/beta fold hydrolase yields the protein MPYSYLTRFITAPDGTRVAYHTHAVAQGEPAKELLSRPAVLLTNGIGTTENFWHHLVMDLQRDHRVVHWDYRGHGQSEVPPGEDYSLRAQVDDLERVTEQMMAEGDGRPPHHVAFSMGVRVLLELYRRRPELVAAVSFVAGSPSVPDPRDWVIPLPGGQATLARVFAGLTPLVPRLAPVVQPLVASRWAYSFARVSGLLRARAPREEIQVFLEALRIMEPRTYWLTMRGLLEGPRSWDVLHTLQVPTQLIAARNDLLVPLREMVRMREYLPGADWVLVEDAGHAGLLEAGEEIARSIRAFRQAHGVGPAWPGRASGAPSEA
- a CDS encoding aldo/keto reductase, which gives rise to MTSVTFSSPLARWFEPRPPGADAPPAVVAVGTMNFGGRTHAPEARRLVARALERGVPFFDTSNSYNNGEAERLLGEALRGRREQVGIATKVGLARIRGRPEGLGGAPLVRSVEESLKRLGTEYVDVLYLHAPDAATPVEETLEAVHGLLTAGKVRHWGVSNHAAWQILELNGLCAARGMPRPAISQVLYNLLVRQVEVEYLPFTRRHPLHTTVFNPLAGGLLSGRYAPGATIAAGSRFEGNRLYQGRYWSPRLLDMTARLREVAEQAGLSLVELAYGWLVGRPGVDSVLAGPGSVEHLDAALDACAHPLPEDVARRVDALYREWQGTDASYVR
- a CDS encoding phytanoyl-CoA dioxygenase family protein; the encoded protein is MLAVDAKSFDLTDVLTHYAEHGYARLGRVLDAHGLELLRERADDLMLGRVSYPGFFWQMDAPTGRYEDAPLGLGWQGPSLDYRKLEKLEKDERFLAWMQNPLFERIARALLPPGDISLYRAILFHKGQRGGSEVPWHQDGGKLWGLTRDPELQVWTALDDAPRDGGCLEVVPGSHRWGLATPLGGVVPADQVAARDAERLGVALPVEAGEVVLLHNYVWHRSGPSRTGQRRRGFSACYMDATTRCVRKKKAPRSFFPLFRAGEHP
- a CDS encoding DUF4180 domain-containing protein, which gives rise to MTAQTLELNGVRVLELPAEGPPLRDAIDLITLASEHQADLVAIPAGRLDEAFFKLATGVAGEIVQKFANYRLRLAILGDISAHVAQSNALRGFVLEANRGQQLWFLEDREALAARLR
- a CDS encoding sensor histidine kinase, which translates into the protein MKSDGSAPRALFQVKRNNYFGCAALMLICGVLLHLPVFAAYARLAPMLIAWAASFVALGAGVGAGWIPVEVSGVCAGLIGILANTWLIHLTGGLNSPFFPALAAMPLLIAMYTPDAWWPTLVSGAAMLGSVAFLDTMAHLPLEVMVPQLLALAVIAGVALFGSRTYRRMWDAQKAAQQERMNALEQLAESERRRVRVERERAEVDRLVVVGQLAAGVAHEVNNPLSFVKSNLNYLEREARAFDTELDRAELCDVLAETRLGVMRIEQIVTDLRGFSRGDEGTQEVGMPEEALNEARRLASVRLRNLAEVTVDVPPGLPPVQLGHRHMVQVLVNLLINAADAVEQVTPSRPAHIGVGARRVEGGVRMVVEDNGPGLPPEVLSRLFEPFFTTKPPGKGTGLGLALCREYVTRSGGTLHAENRPEGGARFVLMLPVCPERPPAGE